Within the Deltaproteobacteria bacterium genome, the region TATCATCGCCATGAAGAGGGCCTGCAGCAATGTGTCGGGTATTGTCCTCCAGTTCCCCTTCTATGCGGGGATCATGGGGATCATGATCCATACCGGTCTCGGGAAGGCCATCGCTGCATGGCTCGCGGGGGCTGCGACCGTCGGTTCCTATCCCTTCATATGCTTCATCTCCGCCGGTATCGTGAACATCTTCGTTCCCTCGGGGGGCGGTGAGTGGGCGGTTGTGGGACCGACCATCGTCGAGGCGGCGAAAACCCTCGGGGCAGCGATGCCCGCCGACCAGCTTATGGCGTACATCGCGCGGTGCAGTATGTCCGTGGCCTATGGTGACTCGTGGACAAACATGATCCAGCCCTTCTGGACGCTGGCATTTTTCCCGATCGTCGCTGCCGGAACCAAGTTGCAGGCAAGGGATATCATGGGGTATTCCTTCGTTGCACTCCTCGCGTCTTTCTTCGTGTTCGCCATATGTGTTACATGGTTGCCGGTTTGACGGCATACGATCTTTTAACAAAGTGGGGTCTGCGGAAGGCAGGCCCCACCTTTCCTCGGAGGTCCTTGCCTTAGATTGTGCTTATTGGTATATGGCAATCTGGAATTGCTTAGATGATGAAAGGAGTTGTCAGAAATATCATGAAAAGTAAAGTTATTGTAACGGCGGCACTAACGGGGAGCATCCACACACCGACGATGTCTCCCTATGTTCCGCACACCCCGCAGCAGATCGCCGATGAGGCGGTCAGGTGCTATGAGGCGGGGGCGGCGGTCTGCCACATCCACGCGCGGGACCCTGAAACCGGGGCGCCAGCCTCTAAAATGGACCTGTATGAGGAGATATTGACCGAGGTAAAACGCAGATGTAATGTTGTCGTCTGCATTACCACCGGAGGCGGTTTGGGTATGACGGCCGAGCAGCGGGTTGAGCCGGTAAGCCGATTCAAGCCCGAACTCGCCTCTTTCAACGCCGGGTCCATCAACTTCGCCCTTTTCCATGTTCTGGACAAAATGAAAGATTTCAAGTTTGATTGGGAACCTCAATACCTCGCCATGAGCGAAGACCTTATCTTTCCGAATACCTTCAAGTCCATGAAGGAATTCAGCTACATCTTTGCCGAGCACGGCGCGAAGCCTGAATTTGAGTGCTATGACTCCGCGATGATCAACAACATCGCCTTCATGATTCAGCGGGGATATCCCATCAAGAAGCCCGTTTACATCCAGTTTGTCATGGGGGTGCTGGGAGGAATCACCCCGGAGCCTCAGAATCTGGTCTTCATGGTGGATTATGCCAAGCGTCTCCTGGGCGAGTTTGAATTTTCCGTCTGTTCCGCCGGTCGGGATCAGTTTTTCATGTGTACGCAATCCCTGCTCCTCGGCGGCAACGTCCGGGTGGGTCTCGAAGACAACCTGTATCTCGAGCGGGGAAGACTGGCGAAGAGCAGCGCCGAACAGGTCGAAAAGATCATCCGTGTCATCAGAGAACTGGGAGGAGAGCCGGCGACTCCGGATGAGGCGCGTGAGGTACTGTCATTGAAAGGGCTGGATAAGGTAAACTTCTAGCCGATAGAAACAGCTGGTATGGACGCTGTATCGACCATTGAAGGGGGGGCTGACCACGGACAGCCCCCCCTGTTGGTCTGTTTACTTTCCGTATATAACCTTTGCAAGATCGATCAGCTTGTCATCCCGCCACTTTGCGACTTCTTTGAAGGGTTTCCCTTTCATTTCCTCCTTCACGCCTTCGATCAGACGTTCCTTCATCGAATCGTCGATGCGGTCCCATGTGGCCATTTCCCTCCAGATCGAACTGAATGTCGTGTTTCCGATACCGTCGATGAAATGACCGATCCCCCCCGTCTCACCCCCTCCGAGGTGATAGATCAGGTTAGCCCCCATAAAAGCCCATCTGATACCGGGTCCCGCGTAGAGCGCCTTATCCACATCCTCCACGCTCGCCACACCGTTGACCACCAGATCGATCGCTTCCCGCCACACAGCCACGGCAAGACGGTTCCCTATGTATCCCGGGACCACCTTGTTAACGATGACGGGAACCTTCCCCAGATCTTCCATCAGCGCCATCGTCTTGTCGACGGTATCTTGGGACGTCTTTTCCCCGGGAACCACCTCAACCAGGGGAATCAGGTGGGGCGGGTTCCATGGATGGGCGATGATGCATTTATCCTGATTCGTCACGCCTTCCTGCAGTTCGGTCGGGCTTAGGCCTGATGAACTGCTCGCCAGGATCGCATGCGCCGGTGAATATTTGTCCATCTCCACGAAAAGCGGCTTTTTTATTTCGTAGGTATCGGCCACGGACTCCACGACAAAATCGGCATCCTGAACCGCTTCCGACAGTTGTTCGACCATCCGGATGCTCTCCAGAGACGCGCGTTTGGTCTCTTCAGATATCACCCCCTTCTCCGCCAGAAAATTGAGATTTGACTGAGTTATTTCGAGACCCTGCTTTCTCGTTTCGGCCCTCCTTGATTGTGCGGTTACGCGATACCCCTT harbors:
- a CDS encoding short-chain fatty acid transporter, with the protein product IQVIISLMGLWYIVWHFSTKGFSLDLNIMNFAFIVLGMICHKTPFRYIIAMKRACSNVSGIVLQFPFYAGIMGIMIHTGLGKAIAAWLAGAATVGSYPFICFISAGIVNIFVPSGGGEWAVVGPTIVEAAKTLGAAMPADQLMAYIARCSMSVAYGDSWTNMIQPFWTLAFFPIVAAGTKLQARDIMGYSFVALLASFFVFAICVTWLPV
- a CDS encoding 3-keto-5-aminohexanoate cleavage protein, with protein sequence MKSKVIVTAALTGSIHTPTMSPYVPHTPQQIADEAVRCYEAGAAVCHIHARDPETGAPASKMDLYEEILTEVKRRCNVVVCITTGGGLGMTAEQRVEPVSRFKPELASFNAGSINFALFHVLDKMKDFKFDWEPQYLAMSEDLIFPNTFKSMKEFSYIFAEHGAKPEFECYDSAMINNIAFMIQRGYPIKKPVYIQFVMGVLGGITPEPQNLVFMVDYAKRLLGEFEFSVCSAGRDQFFMCTQSLLLGGNVRVGLEDNLYLERGRLAKSSAEQVEKIIRVIRELGGEPATPDEAREVLSLKGLDKVNF
- a CDS encoding 3-hydroxyacyl-CoA dehydrogenase family protein, which encodes MVDRIGKIAVLGTGVIGAGWVTLFAVKGYRVTAQSRRAETRKQGLEITQSNLNFLAEKGVISEETKRASLESIRMVEQLSEAVQDADFVVESVADTYEIKKPLFVEMDKYSPAHAILASSSSGLSPTELQEGVTNQDKCIIAHPWNPPHLIPLVEVVPGEKTSQDTVDKTMALMEDLGKVPVIVNKVVPGYIGNRLAVAVWREAIDLVVNGVASVEDVDKALYAGPGIRWAFMGANLIYHLGGGETGGIGHFIDGIGNTTFSSIWREMATWDRIDDSMKERLIEGVKEEMKGKPFKEVAKWRDDKLIDLAKVIYGK